A single genomic interval of Trichosurus vulpecula isolate mTriVul1 chromosome 6, mTriVul1.pri, whole genome shotgun sequence harbors:
- the MPEG1 gene encoding macrophage-expressed gene 1 protein, which translates to MNCLEGVLLFWTVLVLGKGKDALLEKPPEVGFQECRKALNLPVLEVLPGGGWDNLRNVDMGRVLLLQYNNCQTTEDGQYIIPDEVLTIPRKQSNLEMNSEIIESWMNYQSTTSSSINTEVSLFSMANGKFSIEFQKMKTHQVKEQAVTTRVQVRNLVYTAKVNPISLLSKEFKKELMAISDRLENNQTRMANFMAELLVLSYGTHVVTSVDAGAILVQEDQIRASFLDDSQTTRSSITASAAVAFHNIINFKIEDNHTSQDGFHKHYLSNRTNSRVVSIGGVSFYPGITLEVWQKGITNHLVAIDRSGLPLYFFINSDTLPDLPAPLVKKLSKTVEAAVKRYYTFNTYPGCTNRDSPNFNFQANTDDGSCEGKMTNFTFGGVYQECTQISGMEAMLLCPELEQKNPLTGGFSCPESYSPVLLHSHFREEGYNLLECHRKCSLWVFCKKECEDVFRVAKAEFRAFWCVANGQVPENSGFLFGGLFSGRTINPVTNAQSCPAGYLPLRLLDGLHVCTSQDYELGYRFSVPFGGFFSCDMGNPLVNLSHPRNQGGPYLKKCPPGFSQHLALISDGCQVSYCVKAGLFTGGSLPPARLPPFSRPPLMSQAATNTVMVISSESEKSWIKDSSTNLWKLADPSEVRRTITLIHESGSGLSGGATAGITAGVTVVLAALITLAIYGSRRYKKREYEEVGNESRSLIEATAEYGASREVGGTSELSQEQCPSQV; encoded by the coding sequence ATGAACTGCTTAGAGGGTGTCCTTCTCTTCTGGACTGTCCTTGtgttggggaaagggaaagatgctCTTTTGGAGAAGCCCCCTGAAGTTGGATTTCAAGAATGCAGGAAAGCCTTAAACCTCCCAGTTTTGGAAGTATTACCTGGTGGGGGCTGGGATAATCTGAGGAATGTGGACATGGGAAGGGTGCTGCTCTTACAATACAACAATTGTCAGACCACAGAAGATGGACAGTACATCATCCCTGATGAGGTCTTGACAATCCCTCGGAAGCAGAGCAACTTGGAGATGAATTCTGAAATCATCGAGTCCTGGATGAATTATCAAAGtaccacctcctcctccatcaaTACGGAGGTCTCCCTCTTCTCCATGGCCAATGGCAAGTTCTCCATTGAGTTTCAGAAGATGAAGACCCATCAGGTGAAGGAACAAGCTGTGACCACCAGGGTCCAGGTGAGAAACCTGGTCTATACAGCCAAAGTCAATCCTATTTCACTGCTAAGCAAAGAATTCAAGAAAGAGCTAATGGCTATCTCTGACAGACTGGAGAATAATCAGACTCGAATGGCTAACTTCATGGCTGAACTCCTGGTCCTCAGCTATGGAACTCATGTCGTCACCAGTGTGGATGCTGGAGCAATCTTAGTACAGGAGGATCAGATCAGGGCTTCCTTCTTAGATGACAGCCAGACTACCCGCAGCAGCATTACAGCATCTGCTGCGGTGGCATTCCACAATATCATCAATTTCAAGATAGAAGATAATCATACCTCCCAGGATGGCTTCCACAAGCACTATCTTTCCAACAGAACCAACTCTAGGGTTGTAAGCATTGGCGGGGTCTCTTTTTACCCAGGCATCACCCTTGAGGTCTGGCAAAAGGGTATCACCAACCACTTGGTAGCAATAGACCGTTCTGGTTTGCCCCTGTATTTCTTCATCAACTCTGACACTTTGCCTGATTTGCCAGCCCCCTTGGTGAAGAAACTATCCAAAACCGTGGAAGCTGCAGTGAAGCGTTATTACACCTTCAACACCTATCCTGGTTGCACTAACAGAGATTCCCCCAACTTCAATTTCCAAGCCAATACAGATGATGGATCATGTGAGGGGAAAATGACCAATTTCACCTTTGGGGGAGTTTATCAGGAGTGTACCCAGATCTCAGGGATGGAGGCCATGCTTCTCTGCCCAGAACTAGAGCAGAAGAATCCCCTCACTGGAGGGTTCTCCTGCCCAGAAAGTTACTCCCCAGTCCTATtacattcccattttagagaagaaggCTACAACCTCCTGGAATGCCACCGAAAGTGCAGCCTGTGGGTTTTCTGTAAGAAAGAATGTGAGGATGTGTTCCGAGTGGCAAAGGCTGAATTCAGAGCTTTCTGGTGTGTGGCAAATGGCCAGGTCCCCGAGAATTCAGGCTTCCTTTTTGGTGGTCTCTTTAGTGGCAGGACCATCAATCCTGTGACCAATGCCCAGTCATGCCCAGCTGGCTATTTGCCACTGAGGCTCTTAGATGGCCTCCATGTTTGCACCAGCCAAGACTATGAGCTGGGGTACAGGTTCTCTGTGCCCTTTGGTGGTTTCTTCAGCTGCGATATGGGGAATCCTTTGGTGAACTTATCTCATCCCAGGAATCAAGGTGGACCTTATCTGAAAAAGTGCCCACCGGGTTTCAGCCAACACCTGGCTTTGATCAGTGATGGCTGCCAAGTATCCTACTGTGTCAAAGCCGGTCTTTTTACTGGGGGCTCTCTGCCTCCTGCAAGGCTGCCTCCCTTCTCCCGGCCACCTCTTATGAGTCAGGCTGCCACCAATACTGTGATGGTTATCAGCAGTGAGAGTGAGAAGTCCTGGATCAAGGATTCCAGCACCAATTTGTGGAAGTTGGCAGATCCCTCTGAGGTCCGCAGGACCATAACGCTCATCCACGAATCTGGCAGTGGTTTATCGGGTGGGGCAACAGCTGGAATCACAGCTGGTGTGACTGTTGTCTTGGCAGCCCTGATCACCCTGGCCATCTATGGCAGTCGTAGGTATAAGAAAAGGGAGTATGAAGAAGTGGGAAATGAGAGTAGAAGTTTGATAGAGGCTACTGCTGAATATGGGGCATCAAGGGAAGTGGGGGGCACAAGTGAGCTAAGCCAGGAGCAGTGTCCTTCACAGGTTTAA